The stretch of DNA tctttcttaaacactatctaatatatactacaaactatacctgttttacctacctcatctatcgattatgaatctcaccaactttatactctctcttttcgaatctttcttttctttgctttatacctgcatacttatttttaacataaataactcttctttaaacttttgctcttactatacccttactgtgcttattactcttactactgttactatctttgcctctattataattactcttgcttctaccacggctacggctgctattcttgtaacttttccttctatcgcgactatcactcttactgtctattcaattacggttacgggttctactattgcaactcccgctgttcctgccgtccttgctgcttttaacatgctcgttattactcctacggctactactacacctgtgtttactgccgcttctacaaatatcgccactgcggcccctacgcttcctattcttgctatccactccgtccttgctgctctcgccattccagctgctcctgctgtcctcgctgctcctgctctcgctaattacgctcctactatttccgcccttactgctcttactcctgcagcttttactcttaatgcgcctactcctacggttactgctcttattgctgctactcttaatgctctagctctcactgctattgctctcgctactctcgctattcttgctactactactgtccctgctgtcgccaacctcgcttctatcgctatccttactgcgaccactctccctgctcctattattttcgctgcttgtaacaccctcgttgctgccgcctttaaagctcctacccttgctactcctgctattcttactgctcctgctcctacggctcttacttctacgtcctgctcttgctactcttactcctaccgctcttactcctccgcattccgcaatcctccctattactgcttctgctctcgccacttcctctatctctactatccccgtccttcttgctgctctcgctttccccgctgttcccgctgtctctactgctctcttctgccccttacctcctacgcctcctccacctgcggtaactgcggtttcggcggccgctaccgctcctcttgtcgctgctcttactaccctcgctactttcgctttccttgctgctcttaatatcttcgctatcaatcctacggcttctgttctcgctgctcctgatactcttactatctctactgtccttactttgtcccttgtccttgtaacttgcactgctcttaatattcttattactactcctactacccctgcacctgttgccgcttctgcccctgctatccttgctgcttataatatccttacttctacctcttacctcttacagcttatatacacctccggctactgctattgctactgctactctcctactttcgctatcctcgctactcttactgtccttactatcctcgctgttcttactatcctcgctgtcctcattatcctcgctgcttccgctgtccttacaatcctcgctgtcctcgttgtcctcgctgcttccgctgtccttacaatcctcgctgtcctcgttgtcctcgctgcttccgctgtcctttctacccttactgcccttactatcctcgctgttcccgctgtccttgcaatcgctacaattaacttaatagttaattcccttgccgttcgcccctttcttgcgctgcccttgttgctcttactgtcctcgcaatcatcgcaatcaccttaattaccttaattgcctctatcctcgcggctacacatcctgctcttactgctcttgctactcttacttctatcgcgcctgcggctcctgctttcctactctcgctatcctcgcttctctcacagctgatcccgctatccctactatccccgccgtcctcgctgctctcgctgctatcgatatcctcgcttctgctcctcactccccaccgctcctactacgcctgcggccgctataactacttctgcccctgctcttgctttccctactgctctcgctgtccctgctgtcccccactgctcgcgctactctcgctgcttctcacttcctaccgctgctacggcttctacaactcctttcgccgctgcggctcctg from Pyrenophora tritici-repentis strain M4 chromosome Unknown M4_contig_00030, whole genome shotgun sequence encodes:
- a CDS encoding ComEC, membrane metal-binding protein, with product MLVITPTATTTPVFTAASTNIATAAPTLPILAIHSVLAALAIPAAPAVLAAPALANYAPTISALTALTPAAFTLNAPTPTVTALIAATLNALALTAIALATLAILATTTLLPLLLLLFLLLLLLRLLLLRPALATLTPTALTPPHSAILPITASALATSSISTIPVLLAALAFPAVPAVSTALFCPLPPTPPPPAVTAVSAAATAPLVAALTTLATFAFLAALNIFAINPTASVLAAPDTLTISTVLTLSLVLVTCTALNILITTPTTPAPVAASAPAILAAYNILTSTSYLLQLIYTSGYCYCYCYSPTFAILATLTVLTILAVLTILAVLIILAASAVLTILAVLVVLAASAVLTILAVLVVLAASAVLSTLTALTILAVPAVLAIATINLIVNSLAVRPFLALPLLLLLSSQSSQSP